In Legionella cardiaca, a genomic segment contains:
- a CDS encoding efflux RND transporter permease subunit, with protein sequence MAIFSELCIKRPVFTIVLSLLLVITGILHYNKLVIRHLPNIDKPVVHIATDYEGASPELVEKEVTIPIENVLSGVSGIDSLRSTSLLGKSRINIDFQLGVDINETISDIRNKLSAIQAKLPKDSHPPTVSKNDADANPVLMLGFHDESKTPLEITDYANRFIKPVLQEIKGVGEVVYHGSRDYAVKIELDPVKMAAYQVTVAQVKKALTQQNIDVPSGQIKSSNRFYTVVTHARLQDAKHFADLVIAQHNNQPIHLGEIASVTVGSEHEDNLLRINGKPAVGLAILAQSTANPIDVAAEVKKTINSLEQTLPPHFKIQLVFDSTLFIKQSIHEVYKTFFEAILFVATVVFLFIGNLRAAIIPIITIPICLISAFWPMYLLGFELNIITLLAMVLAIGLVVDDAIVVLENCHRHMQTGLSPLEAAIKGSNEIIFAILAMTITLAAVYAPMGFVSGFTGKLFLQFGITLAVSVLISGLIALSLSPMMCSKLLNNKESRYSHWLDQQFERLSTRYSQSLNFTLKHPLILGFIILCCCLIGFFCYQQVGAELAPAEDQGYIIGSLSSPTNSSTRYTDQYTQELETIYEKIPEKAAYLTSIRPTSAFTLLKLTPWKERQRKQKEISNDLSEQMQTITGVNVFPVSPNPLGHHSGNSQFNLALLGNTSYLRLNEISSEIVKILDDYPGLRHIKNTLALDSEQIDIEIDRQLATDLDVNLADVAELLSTMLGGSNPANFTYEGQAYKVILQVKQAERRDVAVLNKLYVQSGRGKMIPLSTLINVHTTIGPDSLPHLNRMRSASISAELGPTAHLDEVISDVQKILQAKLPDDIQYRFTGAIKDYLEAAGSSFYAFLLALLFIYLVLAAQFESFIDPFIVLLSVPLSLVGAILTLFLFNESLSIYSNIGIITLIGLITKHGIMITEFANKQIILGRDKITAVLEGARIRLKPILMTTLAMILGALPLAMAAGAGSESRQQLGLVIIGGMLVGTFFSLYIVPLAYLLISRRKVEKNVLEETSTNEVLGELDFKRIG encoded by the coding sequence ATGGCGATTTTTTCAGAGCTTTGTATCAAACGCCCTGTTTTCACAATTGTTTTATCGCTACTTTTGGTGATTACCGGCATTCTTCACTATAACAAATTGGTTATCAGACATTTACCCAACATTGATAAACCGGTAGTTCATATTGCCACGGATTATGAAGGAGCTAGCCCAGAACTGGTTGAAAAGGAAGTCACTATCCCAATTGAGAATGTGTTATCAGGCGTTTCAGGGATTGATTCTTTACGCTCAACAAGCCTACTTGGTAAGAGTCGCATTAACATCGATTTCCAACTGGGTGTTGATATTAATGAAACCATCAGCGACATTCGCAATAAATTATCAGCAATACAAGCGAAATTACCCAAAGATAGTCATCCCCCCACTGTGAGTAAGAATGATGCAGATGCTAATCCAGTATTAATGCTAGGATTTCATGATGAAAGCAAAACACCGCTTGAAATCACTGATTATGCAAATCGTTTTATTAAACCTGTTTTACAAGAAATAAAAGGTGTAGGCGAAGTCGTTTATCACGGTAGCCGTGATTACGCTGTCAAAATAGAGTTAGACCCTGTAAAAATGGCCGCTTATCAAGTCACGGTGGCACAAGTAAAGAAAGCGCTTACGCAACAAAATATTGATGTTCCCAGTGGTCAAATTAAAAGTAGCAATCGTTTTTACACCGTCGTTACCCATGCTCGTTTGCAAGACGCTAAACATTTTGCAGATTTAGTCATTGCACAACACAATAACCAGCCAATTCACTTAGGCGAAATCGCTTCTGTCACTGTAGGGAGTGAGCATGAAGACAATTTACTTCGTATCAATGGCAAACCTGCCGTTGGACTAGCTATCCTTGCGCAATCAACAGCAAATCCCATTGATGTGGCTGCTGAAGTAAAGAAAACTATTAATTCTCTCGAACAAACCTTACCGCCTCATTTTAAAATTCAACTGGTTTTCGATTCAACTTTGTTCATTAAACAATCCATTCATGAGGTTTATAAAACTTTTTTTGAAGCTATTTTATTCGTTGCCACCGTTGTTTTTTTATTTATAGGTAATTTGCGCGCTGCCATCATTCCAATAATTACCATTCCTATCTGTCTTATCAGTGCTTTTTGGCCAATGTATTTATTGGGGTTTGAACTAAATATAATTACTCTCTTAGCAATGGTATTAGCAATCGGACTTGTGGTAGATGACGCCATTGTTGTCCTGGAAAACTGTCATCGCCATATGCAAACTGGATTATCTCCTTTGGAAGCTGCTATTAAAGGAAGTAATGAAATTATTTTTGCCATATTAGCCATGACCATTACATTGGCAGCAGTCTATGCTCCGATGGGATTTGTTTCTGGTTTTACTGGAAAATTATTTTTACAATTTGGCATCACCTTAGCAGTGAGTGTTCTTATCTCAGGCCTAATCGCTTTAAGCTTATCCCCTATGATGTGCTCCAAGTTGCTAAACAATAAGGAAAGTCGTTATAGCCATTGGCTAGACCAACAATTCGAGAGATTAAGCACACGCTATTCTCAAAGTTTAAATTTTACGCTCAAACACCCACTGATTCTGGGATTTATTATCCTGTGTTGTTGTTTAATTGGTTTTTTTTGTTACCAACAAGTAGGTGCTGAATTGGCTCCTGCCGAGGATCAAGGCTACATTATTGGTTCACTCTCCTCCCCTACCAATTCCAGTACACGTTATACAGACCAGTATACTCAAGAACTCGAAACTATTTATGAAAAAATACCGGAAAAAGCTGCTTATTTAACCTCCATTAGACCAACTTCCGCGTTTACTCTGTTAAAACTTACCCCCTGGAAAGAACGTCAGCGTAAGCAAAAGGAAATCAGTAATGACCTTAGTGAACAAATGCAAACGATTACAGGTGTGAATGTTTTTCCTGTAAGTCCCAATCCGTTAGGACACCACAGTGGCAATAGTCAATTTAATTTAGCTTTGTTAGGAAATACTTCTTATTTGAGACTCAATGAAATCAGCAGTGAAATAGTAAAGATCCTGGATGATTATCCTGGCTTAAGACACATTAAAAATACCTTGGCTCTTGATAGTGAACAGATTGACATTGAAATTGATAGACAATTAGCAACTGACCTAGATGTTAATTTGGCTGATGTAGCGGAATTGCTATCGACCATGTTGGGAGGAAGTAATCCTGCCAATTTTACTTATGAAGGACAAGCTTATAAAGTCATTCTTCAAGTGAAGCAAGCAGAGCGACGAGATGTGGCCGTGCTTAATAAATTGTATGTGCAAAGTGGGCGAGGGAAAATGATTCCTTTATCCACTTTAATTAATGTTCACACCACCATAGGTCCAGACAGTTTACCGCATTTAAATCGCATGCGCAGTGCCAGTATTAGTGCCGAACTCGGCCCTACTGCTCATCTTGATGAAGTTATCAGTGATGTACAAAAGATTTTACAGGCAAAACTCCCTGATGATATTCAATATCGCTTTACTGGTGCTATTAAAGATTATCTGGAAGCAGCAGGCAGCAGTTTCTATGCTTTCTTGTTGGCACTATTGTTTATTTATCTTGTTTTGGCCGCGCAATTTGAAAGTTTTATTGACCCTTTCATTGTTTTATTAAGCGTACCTTTAAGCTTGGTTGGCGCAATCTTGACCCTTTTTCTTTTTAACGAAAGTTTATCTATCTATAGCAACATAGGCATTATCACCTTGATTGGGCTTATCACAAAGCATGGCATTATGATTACTGAGTTCGCGAATAAACAAATTATTTTAGGTCGCGACAAAATAACCGCAGTTCTGGAAGGCGCACGGATTCGACTTAAACCCATCTTAATGACAACCTTAGCCATGATTCTTGGTGCTCTCCCCTTAGCTATGGCAGCGGGAGCTGGCAGTGAAAGTCGCCAACAATTAGGATTAGTTATTATTGGCGGCATGTTAGTTGGTACATTCTTTTCTTTATACATTGTTCCCCTTGCCTATCTTCTTATTTCGAGACGAAAAGTAGAGAAGAATGTCCTTGAAGAAACAAGTACCAATGAAGTTCTTGGCGAATTAGATTTTAAAAGAATAGGTTGA
- the purL gene encoding phosphoribosylformylglycinamidine synthase subunit PurL, which produces MQETPNSLDFSQLSPDEIARLLDQHNLRLTVKEALTIQNVLLKRPPTYAECVLWSIQGSEHCSYKSSRKHLNRFNTKAPHVILGPKEDAGIVAVATDNQGMRYGIVISHESHNHPSQLVPYEGAATGVGGNVRDVCCMGAEVIAVADSLRFGDINRAKTKWIQDGVVRGIAGYANPLGIPNLAGDTYYDEAYNENCLVTLVTLGVVREDQIIHSYAPANATNYKFVLIGKPTDNSGFGGAAFASSTLGEDQQEKNKGAVQEPNAFLQRHLLKANYAFFELLRERNLIDQVGFKDLGAGGIACATVELAEAAGYGAEINLELVPTSMNNLSPAVILCSETQERFMWVIPESLVDTLLSHYNERFALPDICEGAKATVIGDLKDDGMYVVNYQGKTIVSAKAQDITRGILYDRPYHPKKQFYKEPASFSEIDFNKTLLSLLAHENIASRAPIFETYDKQVQGRSVLEPGWADAGLITPFNEDKYPAEIRNTGVALSLDHNPRYCKIDAYWGAVNAVFESVRNIIAVGAWPLALTDCLCFGNPENPVHMAEFVEAVQGIVDACKAVKMIDDTKVSLPIISGNVSLYNESNQGSIPPSPIISCLGAMNDFSKALTYDLKRPHSVLILIGERKDECGGSIYYQLHQHLGSQLPRPDLASFANEIAAVHTAIQQELILSAHDISEGGIAVTLAEMSFKNKIGVNVSLPGSLPDDKKLFSETGGFILEVSPENLNYVKQLLKTRTVSFSVIGETTADPILAINSVINLSISTASIAWENGLRGRFI; this is translated from the coding sequence ATGCAAGAAACGCCCAACTCACTGGATTTCTCTCAACTATCCCCTGATGAGATTGCCCGCCTGCTTGACCAACATAATCTTCGCCTGACTGTTAAAGAAGCATTAACCATTCAAAATGTCTTGCTAAAAAGACCGCCAACTTATGCTGAATGCGTATTATGGTCTATACAGGGCTCAGAGCATTGTTCTTATAAAAGCAGCCGTAAACATCTTAATCGATTTAATACAAAAGCCCCGCATGTCATTCTTGGTCCCAAAGAAGATGCTGGAATTGTAGCTGTGGCCACAGATAATCAAGGCATGCGCTATGGTATTGTTATCAGTCATGAATCTCATAATCATCCTTCACAACTGGTTCCTTACGAAGGCGCTGCAACAGGTGTTGGTGGCAATGTACGAGATGTTTGTTGTATGGGAGCAGAGGTTATTGCGGTAGCTGATTCCTTGCGTTTTGGCGATATTAATCGCGCTAAGACCAAATGGATTCAGGATGGTGTCGTGCGCGGAATTGCCGGTTATGCTAATCCACTAGGAATTCCTAACTTGGCAGGCGATACTTATTATGACGAAGCTTATAACGAAAACTGTCTGGTGACACTTGTCACGCTTGGCGTGGTTCGCGAAGATCAGATAATTCATTCTTACGCCCCGGCGAATGCAACAAATTATAAATTTGTTCTAATTGGTAAACCTACAGACAATAGTGGTTTTGGTGGGGCAGCTTTTGCTTCCTCAACGCTAGGAGAAGATCAACAGGAAAAAAATAAGGGGGCCGTGCAAGAGCCAAACGCTTTTTTGCAACGACACCTATTGAAAGCTAACTACGCTTTTTTTGAATTACTACGTGAACGTAACCTCATCGACCAAGTGGGTTTTAAGGATTTAGGTGCAGGAGGGATTGCTTGCGCAACTGTCGAACTGGCAGAAGCAGCTGGCTATGGTGCTGAAATTAATCTTGAATTAGTGCCCACTAGTATGAACAACTTATCACCTGCGGTTATCTTGTGTTCTGAGACACAAGAGCGTTTTATGTGGGTAATTCCTGAAAGTTTAGTTGACACCTTATTATCCCATTATAATGAACGCTTTGCCTTACCTGATATTTGTGAAGGTGCCAAAGCTACGGTTATTGGTGATTTAAAAGACGATGGCATGTATGTAGTTAACTATCAAGGTAAGACGATTGTTTCTGCCAAAGCGCAAGACATCACCCGAGGAATTCTTTACGATAGACCCTATCACCCTAAGAAACAATTTTATAAAGAACCTGCTTCTTTTTCGGAAATTGATTTTAACAAGACATTGCTCTCTCTTTTAGCGCATGAAAACATTGCCTCTCGTGCACCAATTTTTGAAACCTATGACAAGCAAGTGCAGGGACGAAGTGTGCTGGAGCCTGGTTGGGCTGATGCAGGGCTTATTACACCATTTAACGAAGACAAATATCCAGCAGAAATCCGTAATACAGGTGTTGCTTTATCACTTGATCATAATCCACGCTACTGCAAAATTGATGCTTATTGGGGTGCCGTGAATGCCGTTTTTGAATCGGTTCGCAATATTATTGCAGTAGGTGCATGGCCCTTGGCATTAACGGATTGCCTTTGCTTTGGTAATCCAGAAAATCCTGTCCACATGGCTGAATTTGTTGAAGCAGTACAAGGTATTGTGGATGCCTGTAAGGCAGTAAAGATGATTGATGACACCAAAGTGAGCTTACCCATTATTTCTGGAAATGTTTCACTTTATAATGAATCCAATCAAGGTTCTATTCCCCCAAGTCCTATCATTAGTTGTCTTGGCGCCATGAACGATTTCTCCAAAGCGCTAACCTATGACTTAAAAAGACCCCATTCAGTCTTGATATTGATTGGTGAGCGTAAAGATGAATGTGGTGGCAGTATTTATTATCAACTTCATCAACACCTAGGCAGCCAATTACCCAGGCCAGATTTGGCTTCTTTTGCTAATGAAATTGCCGCGGTACATACTGCTATTCAACAAGAATTAATCCTCTCCGCTCATGACATTTCCGAAGGAGGAATTGCTGTCACCTTGGCAGAAATGAGTTTTAAAAACAAAATTGGTGTCAATGTTTCTTTGCCAGGATCCTTACCTGATGACAAAAAATTATTTTCAGAAACGGGTGGCTTTATTCTTGAGGTTTCTCCAGAAAATCTAAATTACGTCAAACAGTTGCTTAAGACACGCACCGTTTCATTCTCAGTAATCGGTGAGACAACCGCAGATCCTATTCTTGCTATTAACTCAGTTATTAATTTATCCATTAGTACAGCGAGCATCGCCTGGGAAAATGGGTTACGAGGGAGATTCATATAA
- the purM gene encoding phosphoribosylformylglycinamidine cyclo-ligase, which produces MPGIDYKAAGVDVEAGNEAVRRIKQSVETTFSPNVMTNIGGFGAMYDLKTLMESYKHPVLVQSIDGVGTKMMVAKMMQKFDTIGIDLVSATTNDILVMGAKPLTLLDYIANERLKPEIIEQIIQGIVLGCRENGISLVGGEMAEMPGTYHTGEFDLVGVITGVVEKEKAILGREIAVGDIVLAFSSNGLHTNGYSLARKLLFEIAGYRVESHFQDFFHTIGEELLLPHSNYTKPVLGILEKNIPIKGMAHITGGGLLENIPRILPAGCAVEIHKKHIPERPIFNLLRRLGNLDDQQMYRTFNMGAGLVLFISPEVLSSLQETLNDFPDFPLYEIGRVINHTDKKVCLL; this is translated from the coding sequence ATGCCTGGCATTGATTATAAAGCCGCAGGAGTCGATGTCGAAGCAGGAAATGAAGCCGTGCGACGGATTAAACAATCCGTTGAAACGACTTTTTCTCCAAACGTAATGACTAACATCGGTGGTTTTGGAGCAATGTATGATTTAAAGACGCTCATGGAGAGTTACAAGCATCCGGTATTGGTACAAAGTATCGATGGTGTGGGTACAAAAATGATGGTAGCCAAGATGATGCAAAAATTTGATACCATCGGCATTGATTTGGTTAGCGCAACTACTAATGACATTCTCGTCATGGGAGCAAAACCACTTACGCTTTTAGACTATATTGCCAATGAGCGCTTAAAACCTGAGATAATCGAACAAATTATTCAAGGTATCGTTTTAGGTTGTCGTGAAAATGGTATTTCACTCGTTGGCGGTGAAATGGCTGAAATGCCAGGGACTTACCATACTGGTGAGTTCGATTTAGTCGGTGTCATTACCGGTGTTGTGGAGAAGGAAAAAGCAATATTAGGACGAGAAATAGCAGTAGGTGATATTGTTCTTGCCTTCTCTTCCAACGGTTTACACACCAATGGCTACTCTCTTGCGCGCAAACTGCTTTTTGAAATCGCAGGCTATCGCGTAGAGTCTCATTTTCAGGATTTTTTTCATACTATCGGTGAGGAACTTCTGCTGCCGCATAGTAATTACACGAAACCTGTTTTGGGAATACTGGAAAAAAATATCCCCATTAAAGGTATGGCTCATATTACAGGTGGCGGTTTATTAGAAAATATTCCGCGTATTTTGCCTGCTGGCTGTGCCGTAGAAATCCATAAAAAACACATTCCTGAACGTCCAATTTTTAATTTATTACGACGCCTAGGCAATCTGGATGATCAGCAAATGTATCGCACATTTAATATGGGGGCAGGCCTGGTATTATTTATCTCACCTGAGGTTCTTTCTTCCCTACAAGAAACATTAAATGATTTTCCAGACTTCCCACTTTATGAAATTGGCCGAGTAATTAACCATACGGACAAAAAGGTGTGTTTATTATGA
- the purQ gene encoding phosphoribosylformylglycinamidine synthase I, giving the protein MIRIGLIQFPGSNCERETALAVKRADMEPIEFLWNESLTKLRDFDGYILVGGFSYEDRSRAGIIAALDPVIQEIKAQSEEGKPVLGICNGAQILVESGMVPGFLDSTNAKIALTENKRVLDGKILGTGFYNAWVNIRQPKYCHTNAFTRHLTPQQIINLPIAHGEGRFIMPDQVLTQLIEKGLHLFQYCDAAGQIIDNFPVNPNGSMASLAAVSNQAGNILAIMPHPERTPNGDLIFRSMRDYILENEQRKTPSLPLLSNNIKPQPLPKPVDYHECVVKLIITDNHALTVEKTLRKLGFPVTVRRFKHWEIDCDSVSILAEVKKSGVLYSERKEKEVSLSESQEHTLTYLVRPKEDLMGQQTVQILKDHYSIESINQIKSGILWQFTSDNNDIHELIDNILSTNIIGNQYAHECYQYR; this is encoded by the coding sequence ATGATACGAATCGGCTTAATCCAGTTTCCTGGCTCCAATTGTGAACGTGAAACTGCATTGGCAGTGAAACGTGCCGACATGGAGCCGATTGAATTCCTATGGAACGAATCCCTCACAAAACTTCGTGATTTTGATGGCTATATTCTGGTGGGTGGTTTTTCTTATGAAGACCGCTCGCGTGCCGGAATTATTGCCGCTCTTGATCCAGTAATACAAGAAATTAAGGCACAAAGTGAAGAAGGAAAACCAGTACTAGGCATTTGTAATGGTGCGCAAATACTTGTTGAATCCGGAATGGTGCCCGGATTTTTAGATAGTACCAATGCAAAGATCGCGTTAACCGAAAATAAACGTGTCTTAGACGGCAAAATTTTAGGTACCGGTTTTTATAATGCTTGGGTTAATATTCGCCAACCAAAGTATTGCCACACTAACGCGTTTACTCGCCATTTAACACCACAGCAAATCATAAATCTCCCCATTGCTCATGGTGAAGGCCGCTTTATTATGCCTGACCAAGTACTTACCCAGCTCATCGAGAAAGGATTGCATCTTTTTCAGTACTGTGACGCAGCAGGGCAGATCATTGATAATTTTCCTGTAAATCCCAATGGTTCAATGGCCAGTCTTGCGGCCGTGTCTAACCAGGCAGGAAATATATTAGCGATAATGCCGCACCCGGAGCGGACGCCCAACGGGGATCTCATTTTTAGATCGATGCGTGATTACATTCTAGAAAATGAACAACGCAAAACTCCCTCCCTTCCTCTTCTCTCCAATAACATCAAACCTCAACCGCTTCCCAAACCAGTTGATTATCATGAATGCGTAGTCAAACTAATCATTACTGACAATCATGCATTAACTGTTGAAAAAACATTAAGAAAACTAGGGTTTCCAGTCACGGTCCGTCGTTTCAAACATTGGGAAATCGATTGTGATTCCGTATCAATACTGGCCGAGGTTAAAAAAAGTGGCGTTTTATACAGCGAGCGAAAAGAAAAAGAAGTCTCATTATCTGAATCACAAGAACACACGCTAACTTATCTTGTAAGACCAAAGGAAGATTTAATGGGTCAACAGACTGTACAAATCCTTAAAGATCATTACTCCATTGAATCAATCAATCAAATTAAGTCTGGCATTTTGTGGCAATTTACAAGTGATAACAACGATATCCACGAATTAATCGATAACATCCTCTCAACCAACATTATAGGTAATCAGTATGCACATGAATGCTACCAATATCGCTAA
- a CDS encoding phosphoribosylaminoimidazolesuccinocarboxamide synthase, protein MHMNATNIANYRREIQATIPFCLHQTNLPINHKTQGKVRDFYDLGEQILLVTTDRLTAFDRHLAVIPYKGQVLNLTSAWWFEQTANIVPNHLVAVPDPNVVIAKKCTVFPIEFVVRGYITGTTNTSLWTQYNQGVREYCGHVFPEGLKKNQKLPHAVLTPTTKEKLHDRPISPQEIITEGWMTEEDWLQASELALRLYHTGVEIAKKHGLILVDTKYEFGRDKAGNIIVVDEIHTPDSSRYWLADTYQTRMAQELEPENIDKEFLRLWFAKNSDPYKDENLPEAPEQLITELASRYIQLYEMITGNSFTFGEHKEPVQERILRNIATYLR, encoded by the coding sequence ATGCACATGAATGCTACCAATATCGCTAATTATCGTCGGGAAATTCAAGCAACAATTCCTTTTTGTCTTCATCAAACCAACTTGCCTATTAATCATAAGACTCAAGGCAAAGTAAGAGATTTTTACGATTTAGGAGAACAAATCCTGCTGGTTACTACCGACAGATTAACAGCATTTGATAGACATTTGGCAGTTATTCCTTACAAAGGACAAGTTTTAAATTTAACAAGTGCATGGTGGTTTGAGCAAACAGCTAATATTGTCCCTAATCACCTGGTTGCTGTTCCCGATCCGAATGTTGTCATTGCCAAAAAATGTACTGTATTCCCTATTGAATTTGTTGTCAGAGGGTATATTACGGGGACCACCAATACCTCATTATGGACCCAATACAATCAAGGAGTTCGCGAATACTGCGGACATGTATTTCCAGAAGGTCTTAAGAAAAATCAAAAACTTCCACACGCTGTACTCACACCAACTACAAAAGAAAAACTCCATGATAGACCTATCTCCCCACAAGAAATTATTACTGAAGGATGGATGACCGAAGAAGATTGGTTGCAAGCAAGCGAATTAGCACTTCGTTTGTATCATACCGGCGTGGAAATTGCTAAAAAGCATGGCTTGATTTTAGTCGATACCAAATATGAATTTGGCCGTGACAAGGCTGGTAATATTATTGTTGTTGATGAAATTCACACCCCTGATTCTAGCCGCTACTGGCTGGCTGATACTTATCAGACTCGCATGGCTCAAGAATTGGAACCGGAAAATATCGATAAAGAATTCCTACGCTTATGGTTTGCTAAAAATAGTGATCCCTACAAGGATGAAAACCTGCCTGAAGCACCAGAACAATTAATTACAGAGCTAGCTTCACGATACATTCAACTTTATGAAATGATTACCGGCAATTCTTTTACTTTTGGTGAGCATAAAGAACCGGTGCAGGAACGAATCTTGCGCAATATTGCAACTTATTTAAGGTAG
- the purF gene encoding amidophosphoribosyltransferase has protein sequence MCGIVGIYSHQPIASELYDSLIHLQHRGQDAAGILTCDQRFHTKHGLGLVQEIFTSENISPLKGNMGIAHVRYPTAGGYTESDVQPLWIGSPRGIALAHNGNLSNYHELAEEIRTRQHRHLNSSLDSEVLLLMLADELSRSSTEEDDDIFFNKLCQAVSQIFHSIKGAYSIVSVVIGKGLIAFRDPHGVRPLVWGTRENSDGTLDTMFASETTPFYALGFTPQGDIQPGEVAYVNDSGMYRRRIITTAEFRPCVFEYIYFARPDATLNNVSVYRARLRMGQNLAHAWKEQYPELIPDVVIPAPFTANTAALSFAHELGVRYSEGLYKNPFIGRTFIMPNQKERKRSIRYKLTPQRTEIQNKTVLIVDDSIVRGTTSREIVKMVREYGAKNIYFVSTCPPIKHPCFNGIDIPSRKELIAANQTEEEIAKYLGVDILMYQSQPDLIEAVTRKGKHEIKRPCLSCMDGDYFCNAITPAKMLQLEQERQLNRPITSEA, from the coding sequence ATGTGCGGCATTGTCGGTATTTACAGTCACCAACCCATTGCCTCCGAACTTTACGATAGCCTCATTCACTTGCAGCATCGTGGCCAAGACGCAGCGGGTATACTCACTTGCGATCAACGATTCCATACCAAGCATGGTTTAGGTTTAGTGCAGGAAATTTTTACTTCTGAAAATATTTCGCCGCTTAAGGGGAATATGGGCATTGCTCATGTGCGCTACCCCACGGCTGGTGGCTATACAGAATCCGATGTTCAGCCGTTGTGGATTGGAAGCCCAAGAGGTATTGCCTTAGCCCATAATGGCAATTTATCAAATTACCATGAACTGGCAGAAGAAATCCGCACCAGGCAGCATCGTCATCTTAATTCTTCGTTGGACTCGGAAGTTTTATTACTCATGCTGGCAGATGAATTATCTCGCTCGTCCACAGAAGAAGATGATGATATCTTTTTTAATAAACTCTGCCAGGCGGTAAGTCAGATCTTCCATAGCATAAAAGGTGCTTATTCTATTGTCAGTGTAGTTATTGGAAAGGGGTTGATTGCCTTTCGCGATCCGCATGGGGTTCGGCCTTTGGTATGGGGAACGCGCGAAAATTCCGATGGCACTCTGGATACCATGTTTGCTTCGGAAACCACCCCCTTTTACGCATTAGGATTTACCCCTCAAGGCGATATTCAACCCGGTGAGGTTGCTTATGTTAATGATTCAGGCATGTACCGCCGCCGTATTATCACCACGGCTGAATTCAGACCCTGTGTGTTTGAATACATTTATTTTGCTCGCCCGGATGCAACGTTAAATAATGTTAGTGTTTATCGTGCGCGATTACGCATGGGACAAAATCTTGCGCATGCGTGGAAAGAACAATATCCCGAGCTCATTCCTGATGTTGTTATTCCTGCGCCATTTACGGCAAATACGGCTGCTTTATCGTTTGCTCATGAACTGGGAGTTCGCTACTCCGAAGGATTATACAAAAATCCATTTATTGGTCGGACATTTATCATGCCCAATCAAAAGGAAAGAAAACGGAGTATCCGCTATAAACTGACCCCGCAACGGACTGAGATTCAAAATAAAACAGTGCTTATTGTTGACGATAGTATCGTTCGTGGCACGACATCACGTGAAATTGTCAAAATGGTGCGAGAATATGGTGCAAAAAACATCTATTTTGTTTCTACTTGCCCGCCCATCAAACACCCCTGTTTCAACGGTATTGACATTCCTTCTCGTAAAGAACTTATTGCAGCGAATCAAACTGAAGAAGAAATCGCAAAATATTTAGGCGTAGATATTCTAATGTATCAATCTCAACCCGATCTTATTGAAGCAGTGACTCGCAAAGGCAAACATGAAATAAAACGTCCTTGTCTGTCCTGTATGGACGGGGATTATTTTTGCAATGCCATAACACCTGCAAAAATGTTGCAATTAGAGCAAGAACGGCAACTTAATCGACCGATAACCAGTGAAGCATAA